The following coding sequences are from one Paenibacillus sp. FSL R5-0912 window:
- a CDS encoding AraC family transcriptional regulator — MNDISSLSTLSAHLQDLILLIQRHAPSEGTHASDLPELCFRRASQVSEPRHSVNTPSLYVIVQGSKTASLAGDTYICSPGSYLVSPVHLPVVGMITEATPELPYLSLQLSIRPEVILNIIHSSGPQREAKTERGILLGQSDTPLLEGLVRLVRLLDTPEDIEFLAPMMIREILYRVMKDDQGAIISQFSIAGSYSYNISKAIHRINLDYSKPLVIEELAKEANMSPSSLHKHFKKITAISPLQYQKAIRLQNARRLLLSEGLEAADAGFRVGYESPSQFSREYARMFGRPPMNDVKHLRNTLRVHVDE; from the coding sequence ATGAACGACATCTCCTCCCTCTCTACCCTCTCTGCCCATTTACAAGACCTGATTCTGCTTATTCAGCGTCATGCGCCTTCAGAAGGAACACATGCTTCAGACTTGCCGGAGCTATGCTTCAGACGTGCAAGCCAGGTGTCCGAGCCGAGACATTCGGTCAATACGCCTTCGTTATACGTGATTGTACAAGGCTCCAAGACAGCTTCGCTGGCGGGAGATACTTACATATGCAGTCCGGGCAGCTACCTGGTCAGCCCGGTGCATCTGCCTGTAGTCGGGATGATTACCGAAGCCACGCCGGAGCTTCCCTATCTGAGCCTGCAGTTATCTATTCGTCCGGAGGTCATACTGAACATCATCCACAGCAGCGGTCCGCAGCGGGAAGCAAAGACAGAACGCGGTATTCTGCTGGGTCAATCCGATACGCCGCTGCTGGAGGGGCTGGTCCGCCTGGTCCGTCTTCTGGATACGCCTGAGGATATTGAGTTCCTCGCGCCGATGATGATCCGCGAGATTCTGTACCGTGTGATGAAGGATGATCAGGGGGCAATCATCAGCCAATTCTCCATTGCCGGCAGCTATTCGTATAACATTTCCAAAGCGATCCACCGGATTAACCTCGATTACTCTAAGCCCCTTGTGATTGAAGAATTGGCGAAGGAAGCCAATATGAGCCCTTCCTCCCTGCATAAGCATTTCAAAAAGATCACAGCAATTAGCCCCCTGCAGTATCAGAAGGCCATCCGGCTGCAGAACGCACGCCGTTTGCTGCTGTCAGAGGGATTAGAAGCCGCTGACGCGGGCTTTCGCGTAGGCTACGAGAGCCCTTCCCAGTTTAGCCGGGAGTATGCCCGCATGTTCGGGCGTCCTCCAATGAACGATGTTAAGCATCTGCGTAATACCTTACGTGTTCACGTGGATGAATAG
- a CDS encoding AraC family transcriptional regulator — MDWLDRMNNAMEYVEKHLADVIDFNQAARIACCSTYHFQRMFSFITDVPLSEYIRRRRMTLAAFELQQGGTRIIDIAMKYGYESPEAFSRAFKKMHGVMPMSARDKGVSLKAYPRLSFQLSIRGDVEVNYKIEEKQAVEMFGVSTVINADGENPFIEIPAFWTRCIAGGDVNRIRAAAGLGENGQIHAVMYNKQGEKSSYMIGYFVPESGLPEGFEQLQIPPQTYAIFTTGVYPDGESDIHDLWKRIWGEWFPGSNYEATEGPEFEMTYDRGNNMYEMEVWIPVVNKSA; from the coding sequence ATGGATTGGCTGGACCGCATGAATAACGCAATGGAATATGTAGAAAAACATCTGGCGGATGTGATTGATTTCAATCAGGCGGCCAGGATTGCCTGCTGCTCAACGTACCATTTTCAGCGGATGTTCTCGTTCATAACTGATGTGCCGCTCTCAGAGTATATCAGGCGCAGAAGGATGACCCTTGCAGCCTTTGAACTGCAGCAAGGCGGAACCCGGATTATCGACATCGCTATGAAGTATGGTTACGAATCGCCCGAAGCCTTCTCCAGAGCGTTCAAAAAAATGCATGGTGTAATGCCAATGTCCGCGCGCGACAAGGGCGTCTCACTTAAGGCTTATCCCCGGTTATCCTTTCAACTTTCAATTCGGGGGGATGTAGAAGTGAACTATAAAATCGAAGAAAAACAAGCTGTTGAAATGTTTGGCGTATCTACTGTAATTAATGCGGATGGCGAGAATCCGTTTATTGAAATCCCTGCCTTTTGGACCCGGTGTATTGCTGGCGGAGATGTGAACCGGATTCGGGCTGCCGCAGGACTGGGGGAGAACGGCCAAATTCATGCGGTAATGTATAACAAGCAGGGTGAGAAATCTTCATACATGATCGGATATTTTGTACCCGAAAGCGGCTTGCCGGAAGGCTTTGAACAGCTGCAGATCCCTCCGCAAACCTACGCAATTTTCACGACCGGAGTTTATCCTGATGGAGAAAGCGATATTCATGATTTATGGAAGCGCATTTGGGGGGAATGGTTCCCGGGCTCGAATTATGAAGCCACAGAGGGTCCTGAGTTTGAGATGACGTATGACCGGGGCAATAACATGTATGAAATGGAAGTCTGGATTCCCGTTGTTAACAAGTCGGCTTAA